One Pseudorhodoplanes sinuspersici DNA segment encodes these proteins:
- the leuS gene encoding leucine--tRNA ligase, producing MSTERYNARDAEPRWQKTWTDREIFATKNDDPRPKYYVLEMFPYPSGRIHMGHVRNYTMGDVVARYKRARGFSVLHPMGWDAFGMPAENAAMERKVHPRAWTYDNIAAMKKQLQSMGLSLDWAREIATCDPNYYRHQQAMFLDFLKAGLVERKQSKVNWDPVDQTVLANEQVIDGRGWRSGALVEQRELTQWFFKISDYAQDLLDSIDMLDRWPDKVRLMQRNWIGRSEGLFVRFALDPKTTPAGETELDVFTTRPDTLFGAKFMAIAPDHPLATAAAAKNPQLAEFIAECKRHGTAQEVIDKAEKLGFDTGIKAVHPLDPTWQLPVYVANFILMDYGTGAIFGCPAHDQRDLDFVNKYGLGNVPVVCPPGQDPKTFVITDTAYDGDGTMINSRFLDGMTIEQAKDEVAKRLESETRGNKAVATRQVNFRLRDWGISRQRYWGCPIPIIYCESCGIVPVPKKDLPVKLPEDVSFDRPGNPLDRHEAWKHVACPSCGKPARRETDTMDTFVDSSWYFARFTDPWIDTAPTDRKVVDRWLPVDQYIGGIEHAILHLLYSRFFTRAMKKTDHIGLDEPFAGLFTQGMVVHETYRKQDGTFVMPAEVTIEGMGDQRKATLTATGEPIEIGHIEKMSKSKRNTVDPDDIIGGYGADTARWFVLSDSPPERDVIWTEEGVQGSWRFVQRLWRLVGEIADIAAKAPADRPASFGATATAVRKAAHSALAKVSEDIEKLRFNRCVAHIYEFANALSSAIGDITSPADITPDLAFAIREAGDILVQLFAPMMPHLAEECWVVLGHQSLVSMQGWPEVETGLLVENTITLPVQVNGKKRADVTVPRDAGNSDIEAAVLTLDAVKKALDGKAPKKVIVVPQRIVNVVA from the coding sequence ATGAGCACCGAGCGCTACAACGCCCGCGACGCCGAGCCGCGCTGGCAAAAAACCTGGACCGATCGCGAAATTTTCGCGACCAAGAACGACGATCCGCGCCCGAAATACTACGTGCTCGAGATGTTCCCCTATCCTTCGGGGCGCATCCATATGGGCCATGTGCGCAACTACACGATGGGCGACGTGGTCGCCCGCTACAAGCGCGCCAGGGGTTTCAGCGTTCTGCATCCGATGGGCTGGGACGCCTTCGGCATGCCGGCGGAAAATGCCGCAATGGAGCGCAAGGTCCATCCCAGGGCCTGGACCTACGACAACATCGCCGCGATGAAGAAGCAGCTCCAGTCGATGGGGCTGTCGCTGGACTGGGCACGCGAAATCGCGACCTGCGACCCGAATTATTATCGTCACCAGCAGGCGATGTTCCTCGACTTCCTGAAAGCGGGGCTGGTCGAGCGCAAACAATCGAAGGTGAACTGGGATCCAGTTGATCAGACCGTGCTCGCCAACGAGCAGGTGATCGATGGACGCGGCTGGCGCTCCGGCGCGCTGGTCGAGCAGCGCGAACTGACGCAATGGTTTTTCAAGATCAGCGATTACGCGCAGGACCTGCTTGATTCGATCGACATGCTCGATCGCTGGCCCGACAAGGTGCGCCTCATGCAGCGCAACTGGATCGGGCGATCGGAAGGATTGTTCGTCCGCTTTGCGCTCGATCCGAAGACGACACCGGCTGGCGAAACCGAACTCGATGTCTTTACGACGCGACCGGATACCTTGTTCGGCGCGAAGTTCATGGCGATCGCGCCCGATCATCCGCTGGCTACGGCTGCCGCCGCGAAAAATCCGCAGCTCGCGGAGTTCATCGCCGAGTGCAAGCGCCACGGCACCGCGCAGGAAGTGATCGACAAGGCCGAGAAGCTTGGCTTCGACACCGGCATCAAGGCTGTTCATCCGCTCGATCCAACGTGGCAATTGCCGGTCTATGTCGCCAATTTCATTCTGATGGATTATGGCACGGGCGCGATCTTCGGTTGCCCGGCGCATGATCAGCGCGACCTCGATTTCGTCAACAAATACGGGCTCGGCAACGTACCGGTCGTTTGTCCGCCCGGTCAGGATCCAAAAACATTCGTCATCACCGACACCGCCTATGATGGCGACGGCACGATGATCAATTCGCGCTTTCTCGACGGCATGACCATCGAGCAGGCGAAGGACGAAGTCGCCAAGCGTCTCGAGAGCGAAACGCGCGGCAACAAAGCCGTCGCAACGCGACAGGTGAATTTTCGTCTGCGCGACTGGGGCATTTCGCGGCAGCGCTATTGGGGCTGCCCGATCCCGATCATTTACTGCGAGTCGTGCGGCATCGTGCCGGTACCGAAGAAAGACCTGCCGGTGAAATTGCCGGAGGACGTCAGCTTCGACCGGCCTGGCAACCCGCTTGACCGTCACGAAGCATGGAAACATGTCGCGTGCCCCTCGTGCGGCAAACCGGCACGCCGCGAAACCGACACGATGGATACCTTCGTCGATTCGTCCTGGTATTTCGCACGCTTCACCGATCCGTGGATCGACACCGCGCCGACCGACCGCAAGGTCGTCGATCGCTGGCTGCCCGTCGATCAATATATCGGCGGCATCGAGCATGCGATTTTGCATCTGCTCTACAGCCGCTTCTTCACGCGGGCGATGAAGAAGACTGACCACATCGGTCTCGATGAGCCATTCGCCGGCCTGTTCACGCAGGGCATGGTCGTTCACGAAACCTATCGCAAGCAGGACGGCACATTTGTCATGCCGGCCGAGGTCACGATCGAAGGCATGGGCGATCAGCGCAAGGCGACGCTGACGGCGACCGGCGAACCGATCGAGATCGGCCACATCGAAAAAATGTCGAAGTCGAAGCGCAACACGGTCGATCCCGACGACATCATCGGCGGTTACGGCGCCGACACCGCACGCTGGTTCGTCTTGTCCGATTCGCCGCCCGAACGCGACGTGATCTGGACCGAAGAAGGCGTGCAGGGCTCGTGGCGTTTCGTGCAGCGGCTGTGGCGTCTGGTCGGCGAGATTGCTGATATCGCGGCCAAGGCTCCGGCTGACCGGCCGGCCTCGTTCGGCGCGACGGCGACGGCGGTCCGCAAGGCGGCACATTCGGCGCTGGCAAAAGTGTCCGAGGATATCGAGAAGCTGCGCTTCAACCGTTGCGTCGCGCATATTTATGAATTCGCCAACGCGCTCAGTTCGGCCATCGGCGATATCACGTCACCGGCCGACATCACCCCCGACCTCGCCTTTGCGATTCGAGAGGCCGGCGACATCCTGGTCCAGCTCTTCGCACCGATGATGCCGCATCTGGCGGAGGAATGCTGGGTGGTCTTGGGCCACCAGTCCCTGGTGTCGATGCAGGGCTGGCCGGAGGTCGAAACCGGCCTGCTGGTCGAAAATACCATCACCCTGCCTGTTCAGGTGAACGGCAAGAAGCGGGCTGATGTAACCGTGCCACGGGACGCCGGAAATTCGGATATTGAGGCTGCCGTCTTAACGCTTGATGCGGTAAAGAAAGCCCTGGACGGGAAAGCTCCTAAAAAGGTCATTGTTGTCCCGCAAAGGATTGTGAATGTCGTTGCCTAG
- a CDS encoding DUF2171 domain-containing protein yields the protein MVKAREIHHEMEVVGTDGAHVGTVDHMEGAKWIKLTKNDPAAGGEHHLIPIKWVDHIDNQVHLNRASADAMNQWQTV from the coding sequence ATGGTGAAAGCGCGAGAAATCCACCATGAGATGGAAGTTGTTGGGACCGACGGCGCGCATGTCGGCACAGTCGATCACATGGAAGGCGCGAAGTGGATCAAGCTAACCAAGAATGATCCCGCAGCCGGAGGCGAACACCACCTGATTCCCATCAAATGGGTCGATCACATCGATAACCAGGTGCATCTGAACAGAGCGTCGGCCGATGCCATGAACCAGTGGCAGACCGTATAA